From one Plasmodium yoelii strain 17X genome assembly, chromosome: 12 genomic stretch:
- a CDS encoding phosphomannose isomerase type I, which translates to MKTRKLCINECIPYVQKYDWGEGKEGMVYDVMKNIVNNNYEIIKKDINNFEYLKEYAEGIEKDNNNNDSNSNNNNDSNNNNDSNNNNDSNNDEIEKNELKKEAINKTPRYAELWIGNHENGPNLVRYKNGFIKIGEFIDIYKNKKIKNNKISKYFYRNQEGKNKEDSANDENSNSNVNNNVNNESNKEHKKNSIASDIVGNNNKREDNFKRYSDGDCKDISYNNTNESYNSMSNKNCHLLKDGFQENDDLLFPYLFKMLSINKPLSIQIHPNEAQTLYLNTVNPNVYKDKIFKTEMCVCINSMSLLCGYINIFKISFLIKNIKELYDFFMRKDKNDPDACDNENDIKMDKKTNSNEGYKRDNKKVLLHKESDGRLKNHEPNEYARKNNNNSGSNNNHSGSNDDDGNLDLFTLFDLFDLNKSEHIEEVINCFSRIYKYIINYSIKRYNEANCDIISIIDNYAECIQKYVFYENFFRNFYKNENIPKDNINIGNIIKTEKEKFIEFFKQNKNIPDMIDSDVEKYINNIDENETQNEAPENNSTMTINNENFFTTMKKIKSLYEHLYKYLTYRIFLAENEVLNKYMISIITKNPKYCSYIKIREKLKKNVDELYIDACKKKNSENLSKEAENYIINNIFEILTNVSKFYPNDNGRIFVFILQLINLKDGDVIYIKPGVIHSYISGNCLECMTNSDLVIRGGLTNKAIDKVNFIKYVNYKNNHPVILEKEFINYNIISCSYKNMKYFKILFVKIRPGEIVNYMFSETSFTSCIILSSNTKTQLKGRKKEKKKASIKSIKKGTVFIIAPNIMVTMSNQYENKEDGDKDFVLYCATA; encoded by the coding sequence atgaagacaAGAAAATTGTGCATAAACGAATGCATTCCATATGTGCAAAAATATGATTGGGGTGAAGGAAAAGAAGGGATGGTTTATGAtgttatgaaaaatatagtaaataataattatgaaataattaaaaaggatataaataattttgaatatttaaaagaatATGCTGAAGGTATAGAAAAggataataacaataatgatagtaatagcaataataataatgatagtaataataataatgatagtaataataataacgatagtaataatgatgaaatagAGAagaatgaattaaaaaaagaggCAATTAATAAAACACCTCGATATGCTGAACTATGGATTGGGAATCATGAAAATGGTCCCAACTTAGTTCGATACAAAAATGGGTTTATAAAAATCGGAGaatttatagatatatataaaaataaaaaaattaaaaataataaaatatcaaaatatttttatagaaaCCAAGAAGGAAAAAATAAGGAAGATAGTGCTAATGATGAAAATTCCAATTCAAATGTTAAcaataatgtaaataatgAATCGAATAaagaacataaaaaaaattctatagCTTCAGATATAgttggaaataataataaaagagaaGATAATTTTAAGAGATATTCTGATGGAGATTGTAAAGatatatcatataataatactaaCGAATCATATAACAGTATgagtaataaaaattgtcatttattaaaagatgGTTTTCAAGAAAATgatgatttattatttccatatCTTTTTAAAATGCTTTCAATAAATAAACCACTTAGTATTCAAATTCATCCAAATGAAGCCCAAACATTATATTTGAATACTGTAAATCCAAATGTTTATAAagataaaatttttaaaactgAAATGTGTGTATGTATTAATTCTATGAGTCTATTATGtggatatattaatatatttaaaatctcgtttttgataaaaaatataaaagaactctatgatttttttatgaGGAAAGACAAAAATGACCCTGATGCATgtgataatgaaaatgacaTAAAAATggacaaaaaaacaaatagtaATGAAGGTTATAAAAgggataataaaaaagtattATTGCATAAAGAATCAGACGGAAGATTGAAAAATCATGAACCAAATGAATACGcacgaaaaaataataacaatagtgGCAGCAACAATAATCATAGTGGCAGCAACGATGACGATGGAAACCTCGATTTATTTActttatttgatttatttgaTTTGAATAAAAGCGAGCATATAGAAGAAGTTATAAATTGTTTTTCgagaatttataaatatataattaattattcCATAAAAAGATATAACGAAGCTAATTGTGATATTATATCTATCATTGATAATTATGCAGAGTgtatacaaaaatatgttttttatgaaaatttttttcgtaatttttataaaaatgaaaatattccgaaagataatataaatataggtaatattataaaaactGAGAAAGAAAAGTTTATCgaattttttaaacaaaataaaaatattcctGATATGATAGATTCAGAtgtagaaaaatatataaataatatagatgAAAATGAAACACAAAATGAAGCTCCTGAAAATAACTCTACAATGACAATAAATAACGAAAATTTCTTTACAactatgaaaaaaataaaatcactATATgaacatttatataaatatttaacatATAGAATATTTTTAGCAGAAAATGaagtattaaataaatatatgatttcgattattacaaaaaatcCCAAATATTGttcttatataaaaattcgagaaaaattaaaaaaaaatgttgacgaattatatatagatgcttgtaaaaaaaaaaattcagaaAACTTATCTAAAGAAGcagaaaattatattataaataacatcTTTGAAATATTAACTAATGTTTCTAAATTTTATCCTAATGATAATGGTAGAATTTTTGTTTTCATATTAcaattaattaatttaaaagatggtgatgttatatatataaaacctGGAGTAATACATTCGTATATTTCAGGAAATTGTTTAGAATGTATGACCAATTCTGATTTAGTTATAAGAGGAGGTTTAACAAACAAAGCAATTGATAaagtaaattttataaaatatgttaattataaaaataaccaTCCTGTGATTTTAGAAAAggaatttattaattataatattatatcttGTAGTTATAAAAACAtgaaatatttcaaaattcTATTTGTTAAAATTAGACCAGGTGAAATTGTTAATTATATGTTTTCAGAAACATCTTTTACATCTTGTATTATCCTTTCTTCAAATACAAAAACACAATTAAAAGGacgaaaaaaagaaaaaaaaaaagcaagtATTAAATCTATAAAAAAAGGAACAGTTTTTATAATTGCCCCAAATATTATGGTTACTATGTCAAAtcaatatgaaaataaagaagatgGAGATAAagattttgttttatattgtGCTACAGCATAA